From the genome of Winogradskyella forsetii, one region includes:
- a CDS encoding ISAon1 family transposase N-terminal region protein: MNLSLDLLKLLLPELLVSHFDITRHSIEQDTVHLYFEEKKDTPKEEKSRTLIAHGFHKQVTVQDFPLRGKKVFLHIKRRRWLDKPSKEVVQRDWNLVAQGTRMTVEFAAFLKVLGQY, encoded by the coding sequence TTGAATTTATCCCTAGACCTGCTCAAGTTACTATTACCAGAATTACTAGTTTCACATTTTGACATCACTAGACATAGTATAGAACAAGATACTGTCCATCTGTATTTTGAAGAGAAAAAAGATACGCCTAAAGAAGAAAAGAGCCGTACCCTTATAGCCCACGGTTTTCATAAACAAGTGACCGTTCAAGATTTTCCTTTGCGCGGTAAAAAAGTATTCTTGCATATAAAGCGTCGGCGTTGGCTCGATAAACCCAGCAAAGAAGTTGTACAAAGAGATTGGAATCTAGTAGCACAGGGAACTCGTATGACCGTAGAGTTTGCTGCTTTTTTAAAAGTACTTGGTCAGTACTAA
- a CDS encoding ISAon1 family transposase: MVSTKANDCHTIGRFYGVNGKKLGRQYRDYLSEFKDWKAKKHAKEWLVFPENMGKYLSIDETALSKGELYTIITNKKAKGKKGAIVAIMAGTKVEPIIEQLLKIPKSKRDKVKEITLDMANSMKFIAKKCFPKAIQVTDRFHVQKLALEALQDIRIKHRWEAIDMENDQIKQAKTIEKEFISETFNNGDSRKQLLARSRYLLYKAPNNWTQNQYLRAKILFEQYPDIKKAYNLVQGLRNIFNTATSIQTAYTKLAHWYKDVEATGFRAFNTIANTITLNYRSILNYFINRSTNASAEAFNAKIKAFRAQFRGVKNIEFFLFRLTTIFA; this comes from the coding sequence TTGGTCAGTACTAAGGCTAATGACTGTCATACCATTGGTCGTTTTTATGGCGTTAATGGTAAGAAGCTCGGGCGGCAGTATCGAGATTATCTTAGTGAGTTTAAAGACTGGAAAGCCAAGAAACATGCTAAAGAGTGGCTCGTCTTTCCTGAGAACATGGGCAAGTATTTATCCATTGATGAAACAGCTCTCTCCAAAGGTGAACTCTATACCATTATCACCAATAAAAAAGCTAAAGGCAAGAAAGGAGCTATAGTAGCTATTATGGCAGGAACTAAGGTGGAGCCTATTATAGAACAACTCCTTAAAATTCCTAAATCAAAAAGAGATAAGGTTAAAGAGATCACCTTGGATATGGCCAACTCTATGAAGTTCATTGCTAAAAAGTGTTTTCCCAAAGCTATACAGGTTACCGACCGTTTTCATGTACAAAAACTAGCTTTAGAAGCTTTGCAAGATATCAGAATAAAACATCGTTGGGAAGCTATAGATATGGAAAATGACCAAATTAAACAGGCTAAAACTATCGAAAAAGAGTTTATCTCTGAAACATTTAATAATGGAGACTCCAGAAAGCAACTCCTTGCCAGAAGTAGGTACCTGCTCTATAAAGCGCCTAACAACTGGACTCAAAACCAATACCTTAGAGCTAAAATCTTATTTGAACAATATCCGGATATTAAAAAAGCTTATAATCTGGTACAAGGACTTAGGAATATATTTAATACCGCTACTTCTATACAAACAGCTTATACTAAACTCGCCCACTGGTATAAAGATGTAGAGGCTACAGGATTTAGGGCTTTCAATACTATTGCAAATACAATTACCCTAAACTATAGATCGATACTCAATTATTTTATTAATAGAAGTACTAATGCATCCGCTGAAGCTTTCAATGCCAAAATTAAAGCCTTTAGAGCACAGTTTAGAGGTGTCAAAAACATAGAATTCTTCCTCTTTAGATTAACAACAATTTTTGCCTAA
- a CDS encoding type III pantothenate kinase, translating to MNLIVDVGNTYVKFAVFNDVELIYKVSFKLVEFKDQFRILKKDFPNLKHAIISSVGHLSEEQVRFIASDLNVIQLNSKTNLPFQNRYTTPKTLGVDRMALVSASVQQFPDKNVLIIDAGTCITYDFITSGNQYLGGAISPGLRLRYKSLNNLTANLPLLETKQPKYITGDSTEESIHSGVVNGVVKEIDGVIGQYLEDYIDLTVILTGGDTKFLSNQLKNTIFANSNFLLEGLNFILEYNSK from the coding sequence ATGAATCTTATTGTTGATGTGGGAAATACGTACGTTAAGTTTGCTGTTTTTAATGACGTGGAATTAATTTACAAGGTTAGTTTTAAACTTGTCGAGTTTAAAGATCAATTCAGAATACTTAAAAAAGACTTTCCCAATTTAAAGCATGCCATAATTTCTTCTGTTGGTCATCTTTCTGAAGAACAAGTGAGATTTATAGCTTCTGACCTAAATGTTATTCAATTAAATTCAAAGACAAATTTGCCTTTTCAGAATCGATATACAACCCCAAAAACACTAGGCGTAGATCGTATGGCTTTGGTAAGTGCTTCTGTCCAGCAGTTTCCAGATAAGAATGTTCTAATTATAGATGCAGGCACCTGTATAACATATGATTTTATTACCTCAGGGAATCAGTATCTTGGAGGCGCAATTTCTCCAGGCCTTAGGTTGCGCTATAAATCCTTAAATAATTTAACCGCAAATCTTCCGTTATTAGAGACGAAGCAGCCTAAATATATTACAGGTGATTCTACTGAAGAATCCATTCATTCAGGCGTGGTCAATGGTGTTGTTAAAGAAATTGATGGAGTTATTGGTCAATATCTTGAGGATTACATAGATTTAACAGTTATTTTAACAGGTGGAGACACCAAATTTTTGTCAAACCAATTAAAAAATACCATATTTGCGAATTCAAATTTTCTATTGGAGGGTTTGAATTTTATTCTAGAATATAATTCAAAATAA